A region from the Candidatus Methanoperedens sp. genome encodes:
- a CDS encoding glucose-1-phosphate thymidylyltransferase encodes MKALVLAAGQGTRMGPLTRNIPKVMLPIANKPLLLHVIQSARDAGIREFVLVVGYGAKLIKDYFKDGSLLGVSIEYVNQEKQMGTADAVGSAKGMVGDRFLVLNGDIIVNSAHIRKLIECSSDVVLTARHVDNPSEYGVLEVHGARVLRIIEKSPDPPTSLANAGIYVFPSSIFDAISKTPLSIRKEYEITDSLQMLIDMGIDVGFLTLFDKWMDIGRPWELLDANEYFLSVLQPDISGEIEPFATLKGSVSVGEGTIIRNGSYIAGPVIIGKNCDIGPNCYIRPGTSIGDNVRIGNAVEIKNSIIMKGTHIGHLSYVGDSIIGERCNFGAGTKVANLRHDNRTIRVTLKGKLIDSGRRKLGTIMGDDVHTGINSMINVGAVVESKSMIKPGELVK; translated from the coding sequence TTGAAGGCATTAGTCCTTGCTGCCGGGCAGGGTACAAGAATGGGGCCACTGACCCGCAATATCCCTAAGGTAATGCTGCCAATAGCGAACAAACCACTCCTTTTACACGTGATCCAATCTGCGCGTGATGCAGGGATCAGGGAATTCGTACTTGTTGTAGGTTATGGCGCGAAACTTATTAAAGACTATTTCAAAGATGGATCTCTTCTTGGTGTCAGCATAGAATATGTCAACCAGGAAAAACAGATGGGTACTGCTGATGCTGTTGGTTCGGCAAAGGGAATGGTTGGTGACAGGTTCTTGGTGTTAAACGGGGATATAATAGTAAATTCGGCGCATATCAGGAAATTAATAGAATGCAGTTCGGATGTGGTATTGACAGCAAGGCATGTTGATAATCCTTCTGAGTATGGTGTCCTTGAAGTCCATGGTGCAAGGGTTTTACGTATCATTGAAAAATCCCCGGATCCGCCAACGAGTCTTGCCAATGCAGGAATATATGTATTTCCGTCATCAATATTTGATGCTATAAGTAAAACCCCGCTTTCGATACGAAAGGAATATGAGATAACTGACTCGCTACAGATGCTCATCGATATGGGAATAGATGTTGGTTTTCTTACACTTTTCGATAAATGGATGGATATCGGGAGGCCCTGGGAACTTCTTGATGCCAATGAATATTTCCTGTCTGTTTTACAGCCCGACATATCCGGTGAGATAGAGCCTTTTGCGACGTTAAAAGGCAGTGTTTCAGTCGGCGAGGGCACGATAATAAGAAATGGCTCATATATAGCAGGGCCTGTCATTATCGGCAAGAATTGCGATATCGGCCCTAATTGCTACATCCGTCCGGGAACAAGTATCGGTGACAATGTTCGTATAGGAAATGCAGTTGAGATCAAAAACAGCATTATAATGAAGGGAACGCATATCGGGCATCTGAGTTATGTGGGTGACAGCATAATAGGGGAAAGATGCAATTTCGGGGCCGGGACAAAGGTTGCGAATTTAAGGCATGATAACAGGACAATCCGTGTAACATTAAAGGGAAAACTTATAGATTCGGGAAGAAGAAAACTTGGAACGATCATGGGAGATGATGTTCACACCGGTATTAATAGCATGATAAACGTAGGGGCTGTTGTTGAAAGTAAATCGATGATTAAGCCAGGGGAATTAGTAAAATAA
- a CDS encoding lmo0937 family membrane protein yields the protein MDLLTTIVVILLVLWLLGFAVGTLGNLIHILLVLAIIVVLIRIIQGRRPIPE from the coding sequence ATGGATCTATTAACTACAATAGTTGTGATTCTATTGGTCCTATGGTTATTAGGATTTGCAGTTGGCACACTTGGCAATTTAATTCATATATTGCTGGTCCTTGCTATTATAGTAGTGCTGATTAGAATCATACAGGGACGAAGACCTATCCCCGAATAG
- a CDS encoding co-chaperone GroES yields MKIKPIGKRVLIKPVKEEERTKGGIYIPDSAKEKKKQGVVVEVGTIDEKEFPVKKGDIILYSGYSSEELEIDGEKFLILESKDVVAKIEA; encoded by the coding sequence ATGAAAATAAAACCAATAGGTAAAAGGGTTTTAATTAAACCGGTAAAGGAAGAAGAAAGAACTAAAGGCGGAATATACATCCCCGACAGTGCAAAGGAAAAGAAAAAGCAGGGGGTTGTGGTTGAAGTGGGCACTATTGATGAGAAAGAATTCCCTGTAAAGAAGGGTGACATAATATTATATTCGGGTTACAGTTCCGAAGAACTGGAAATTGACGGGGAAAAATTTCTCATTCTTGAATCAAAGGATGTAGTTGCAAAGATCGAGGCTTAA
- a CDS encoding 50S ribosomal protein L16 yields the protein MARKPGRMYKKITQRSYTRREYMGGVPGSKLVTYDMGNLTEDFPIQLTLVTKEECQIRHNALESARIAANRILLDTIGQPNYHLKIRVYPHEVLRENKQATGAGADRVSQGMRQAFGKAIGTAARVRRGQKVMSVFVTPANFKLAKKSLISAGYKLPTPISLVVEKGQELVLT from the coding sequence ATGGCAAGAAAACCAGGAAGAATGTACAAGAAAATTACCCAGCGCTCTTATACGAGACGAGAATACATGGGCGGTGTTCCGGGTAGCAAGTTAGTGACTTATGACATGGGCAATTTAACAGAGGATTTCCCGATCCAGTTGACACTCGTGACAAAAGAAGAGTGCCAGATCAGGCACAATGCCCTTGAATCTGCGCGTATTGCAGCAAACAGGATATTGCTTGATACTATAGGACAGCCCAATTATCATTTAAAGATCAGGGTATACCCTCATGAGGTCCTGAGAGAGAATAAACAGGCCACAGGAGCAGGTGCAGACCGTGTATCGCAGGGGATGCGGCAGGCATTCGGAAAGGCTATCGGTACTGCGGCAAGAGTAAGAAGGGGCCAGAAGGTAATGAGTGTGTTTGTTACTCCCGCTAATTTCAAACTTGCAAAGAAATCATTGATCTCAGCCGGATATAAATTACCGACTCCGATAAGCCTGGTAGTGGAAAAAGGCCAGGAACTTGTCCTTACTTGA
- a CDS encoding CBS domain-containing protein — MELTPIQKEILTALIDLYRKKKHAIKGEDIAEVIERNPGTVRNQMQSLKALGLVEGVPGPKGGYKATGETYRALRLSEMDKETNVPLRRNDEVIDNATAAEISFTTVRHPDQCNATVHVIGDIRKFEVGDNLVIGPTPVNKLVIRGSVIGRDDTQNTVLFVIQEMISLPKKPVKNYIHENPITIPPTATIQEASRILVKNNIHGAPVKDKDGIVGIVTLTDIGKTLADGKTSLKIRDIMTRDIISVDGDLPLYEVVKVFNKEKVGRLMVKINGELAGLISKTDILSKLVLY; from the coding sequence ATGGAACTTACACCAATACAAAAGGAAATACTGACTGCATTAATAGATTTATACAGGAAAAAAAAGCATGCAATAAAAGGGGAAGATATAGCAGAAGTCATAGAAAGAAATCCCGGAACTGTCAGGAATCAAATGCAATCATTGAAGGCGCTTGGATTAGTCGAAGGAGTTCCAGGACCCAAAGGAGGATATAAGGCTACAGGGGAGACGTATCGTGCGCTTAGATTATCAGAAATGGATAAGGAAACGAATGTTCCTTTAAGACGGAATGATGAAGTGATAGATAATGCTACAGCAGCAGAAATAAGTTTCACAACAGTAAGACATCCTGACCAATGCAATGCTACTGTACATGTTATAGGAGATATAAGAAAATTCGAGGTTGGAGATAATCTTGTGATAGGACCCACGCCGGTAAATAAATTAGTAATACGGGGATCCGTGATCGGCAGGGATGATACACAGAATACGGTATTATTTGTCATACAGGAAATGATATCTCTTCCCAAAAAACCCGTTAAGAATTATATACACGAAAATCCTATAACAATTCCACCCACAGCAACGATTCAGGAAGCCTCACGGATACTTGTTAAGAATAATATTCACGGCGCTCCGGTGAAGGACAAGGACGGTATCGTGGGGATAGTTACACTGACAGATATCGGGAAAACGCTTGCGGATGGGAAAACAAGCCTGAAAATAAGAGACATCATGACAAGGGATATAATCTCCGTTGACGGTGATTTGCCTCTGTATGAAGTTGTTAAAGTATTTAACAAAGAAAAAGTAGGGCGGCTGATGGTTAAAATCAATGGAGAGCTTGCAGGGCTTATCTCAAAAACAGACATACTAAGCAAACTTGTATTGTATTAA
- the groL gene encoding chaperonin GroEL: protein MAKQLIFNDEARHALLRGVDQLANTVKITLGPKGRYVVLSKSYGSPVITNDGVTIAKEIDLKDPYEDMGAKLVKEVATKTQDVAGDGTTTATLLAQSILHHGMKNITVGANPIEIKRGIDRATDLVVRTIKGMSEEVKTKEKITQVGIISANNDEEIGNLISDAMEKVGANGVITVEEAKSMETSLEVVEGMQLDKGYMSPYMVTDKEGMEALLENPMILLYDKKISSMKEFLPILEAVVKENKPLLIIAEDLEGEALATIVLNIIRGTLKICAIKAPGFGDERKEILEDIAALTGGKVVSEELGMKLENVKLSDLGSAKKIRVTKEKTIIIEGEGKKVDIDRRISIIEGRIKLEDSDYKKNDLRKRLGKLSGGVAVINVGAATETELKEKKMRIDDALNATKAAIEEGVVAGGGIALLRSAAALESLNLDGDQKIGVDIVRKAIEEPLKQIAANAGREGSVVIEKLKAESNPNMGYDAKTDAYKDMIEAGIIDPVKVVRTALQNASSIAGLMLTTEALVAEIPDKKSEMPQMPGPESYMM, encoded by the coding sequence ATGGCAAAACAATTGATTTTCAATGATGAAGCAAGGCATGCACTTTTAAGAGGCGTGGACCAGCTTGCTAATACGGTAAAAATAACACTCGGACCAAAGGGCAGATATGTGGTACTCTCAAAAAGCTATGGAAGCCCTGTCATTACCAATGACGGTGTAACGATTGCCAAAGAGATCGACCTTAAAGACCCTTATGAGGATATGGGAGCTAAACTTGTCAAGGAAGTTGCCACAAAAACACAGGATGTGGCAGGAGACGGTACAACAACTGCCACGCTTCTTGCCCAGTCGATCCTTCATCATGGGATGAAGAACATCACGGTGGGAGCCAATCCAATCGAGATAAAGCGCGGGATAGACCGTGCTACTGACCTTGTTGTCAGGACAATAAAAGGCATGAGCGAAGAGGTCAAGACAAAAGAAAAGATCACGCAGGTCGGGATCATTTCAGCCAACAACGATGAAGAGATCGGGAACCTTATATCCGACGCAATGGAAAAAGTTGGAGCCAACGGCGTTATAACTGTTGAGGAAGCAAAATCCATGGAGACATCGCTTGAAGTCGTTGAAGGTATGCAGCTTGATAAGGGTTATATGTCGCCGTACATGGTAACTGACAAGGAAGGAATGGAAGCGCTTCTTGAAAACCCCATGATCCTACTGTATGATAAGAAGATAAGCTCAATGAAGGAATTCCTGCCGATTCTTGAAGCAGTGGTAAAGGAGAATAAACCGCTCCTGATTATTGCCGAAGACCTGGAAGGCGAGGCGCTTGCTACGATTGTCCTTAATATCATTCGCGGAACACTGAAGATATGCGCGATAAAGGCTCCTGGTTTCGGGGATGAGCGAAAGGAGATACTTGAGGATATCGCTGCCCTGACCGGGGGAAAAGTTGTCAGTGAAGAACTCGGGATGAAGCTTGAGAACGTAAAACTCTCTGACCTTGGAAGTGCAAAGAAGATAAGAGTAACAAAGGAAAAGACGATCATAATAGAAGGCGAAGGAAAGAAAGTCGATATAGACAGGCGTATATCCATTATCGAAGGACGCATAAAGCTTGAGGATTCGGATTATAAGAAGAACGATCTCAGGAAACGCCTTGGCAAGTTGTCAGGCGGCGTGGCCGTGATCAACGTTGGAGCGGCTACTGAAACCGAACTCAAGGAAAAGAAAATGCGTATTGATGATGCCCTGAACGCAACAAAAGCCGCTATAGAGGAAGGTGTTGTGGCAGGCGGCGGAATAGCATTATTAAGATCTGCGGCGGCGCTTGAAAGTCTTAATCTTGATGGGGATCAAAAGATCGGTGTGGATATTGTCAGGAAAGCAATTGAAGAGCCGCTAAAACAGATAGCTGCAAATGCAGGTCGTGAGGGCTCGGTTGTCATTGAGAAGCTAAAGGCCGAATCAAATCCCAATATGGGCTATGACGCAAAGACGGATGCTTATAAGGATATGATCGAAGCCGGCATCATCGACCCTGTAAAGGTGGTTCGAACCGCACTCCAGAATGCATCAAGTATTGCAGGTTTGATGCTTACAACTGAAGCGCTTGTGGCTGAAATTCCGGACAAGAAGAGCGAGATGCCGCAAATGCCCGGACCTGAAAGCTATATGATGTAA
- a CDS encoding metallophosphoesterase, which produces MKIIVLSDTHIKSGSIAEALPAGLIKLIKEADMVIHAGDFITKKAHDELSGICNLCAVHGNMDEMSLKKSLPERKIIKAESTKIGIIHEAALSIHDTTGARYMAKEMGVDVLVFGHLHKPVIDKSDVLLLCPGSPTAPRLSEPGVIELTIEDGNISGKVITLEGPRCRALESERGFQAE; this is translated from the coding sequence ATGAAAATAATAGTACTTTCTGATACTCATATAAAATCAGGCTCTATCGCCGAAGCGCTCCCTGCAGGGCTTATTAAATTGATCAAAGAAGCTGATATGGTAATTCATGCGGGGGATTTTATCACAAAGAAAGCCCATGATGAACTTTCAGGTATCTGCAACCTTTGCGCTGTGCACGGGAACATGGATGAGATGAGTTTAAAGAAATCGCTTCCTGAAAGAAAAATTATCAAGGCCGAAAGTACAAAAATAGGGATAATACATGAGGCTGCGCTCTCGATACATGACACAACAGGGGCCAGGTACATGGCAAAAGAAATGGGTGTGGATGTGCTGGTATTCGGGCATCTTCATAAACCTGTTATCGATAAAAGTGATGTCCTTCTCCTGTGCCCTGGAAGTCCGACAGCGCCGAGGTTATCAGAACCAGGTGTAATCGAGCTAACTATTGAGGACGGTAATATATCGGGAAAGGTTATAACGCTTGAAGGACCACGATGCAGAGCGCTTGAGAGTGAAAGAGGTTTTCAAGCTGAATAA
- the glmS gene encoding glutamine--fructose-6-phosphate transaminase (isomerizing), whose protein sequence is MCGIVGYVGTRQATPILIDALKRLEYRGYDSAGLAILTDNAISVCKTEGKIADLETKLPDMNGTCGIGHTRWATQGAPTTINAHPHVSGNIAVVHNGIIENYQELYDWLKSEGYEFVSETDTEVLAHLAHKFYKGDLVRAVIEGLKKVKGSYAAAYLCSDSKTVVAARKESPLVAGVGKGENFIASDVTALLKNTKDVVYMQDFEVVQLTGEDMQFFDFNGNPVKKETEVIEWNIEAAEKSGYPHFMLKEIHEQVTSVHDTLMGRVSELSGDVILGEVTLSIDEIKNLERIVIIACGTSYNAGLLGKYLFESLAGIHTDVEISSEFRYANPVVSGSTLVIAISQSGETADTIAATREAKIYGCHTLAVTNVVGTTLSREVENIVYTRAGPEIGVAATKTFTSQLIALYLLSIYFARKRKKLDVDRSKRLLVSMKQLPGMIQQILNNKEFIQKQANRFSNAKDYFFLGRSLNFPIALEGALKLKEISYIHAEGYAAGELKHGPLALISKETPVVALATRSSTYDKIVNNIKEVKARSAQVIAIACADDNEIDKYVDVVIKIPIADELLYPVLTSVVVQLLAYNSADALGCPIDKPRNLAKSVTVE, encoded by the coding sequence ATGTGCGGTATAGTAGGATATGTTGGAACAAGGCAGGCAACTCCCATACTCATAGACGCATTAAAAAGGCTTGAGTACAGGGGATATGATTCTGCAGGTCTTGCAATATTAACAGACAACGCGATATCGGTATGTAAAACAGAAGGTAAAATAGCTGACCTTGAAACAAAGCTTCCTGATATGAACGGAACATGCGGCATCGGGCACACCCGATGGGCAACACAGGGCGCGCCGACCACAATCAACGCGCATCCCCATGTTTCAGGAAATATCGCAGTCGTTCACAATGGGATTATTGAGAACTACCAGGAACTGTATGACTGGTTAAAGTCCGAAGGATACGAATTTGTGTCAGAAACTGATACCGAGGTTCTCGCGCATCTTGCTCATAAATTCTATAAAGGAGACCTTGTCAGGGCTGTCATCGAGGGCCTGAAAAAAGTAAAAGGCTCATACGCTGCTGCTTACTTATGCAGCGATTCAAAAACAGTGGTTGCGGCAAGAAAAGAGAGCCCTCTTGTTGCCGGCGTGGGAAAAGGTGAAAATTTTATAGCTTCGGATGTTACTGCATTATTGAAGAATACAAAAGATGTGGTCTATATGCAGGATTTTGAGGTCGTGCAGTTGACAGGGGAGGATATGCAGTTCTTTGATTTTAATGGAAATCCTGTCAAAAAGGAAACTGAGGTCATAGAATGGAACATAGAAGCAGCCGAGAAATCGGGATACCCGCATTTCATGTTAAAAGAGATACATGAACAGGTTACATCAGTCCATGATACACTTATGGGACGGGTATCAGAACTGAGCGGGGATGTAATTCTCGGCGAGGTAACACTTTCCATAGATGAGATAAAGAATCTTGAAAGGATCGTGATCATTGCCTGCGGCACATCATATAATGCGGGGCTTCTTGGAAAATATCTTTTTGAGTCGCTGGCGGGGATACATACGGACGTGGAAATAAGCTCTGAATTCAGGTATGCAAATCCCGTGGTTTCGGGATCCACGCTTGTAATAGCCATATCGCAGTCAGGGGAGACCGCAGATACAATAGCAGCAACAAGAGAAGCAAAAATCTATGGATGCCATACTCTTGCAGTAACGAATGTGGTAGGTACAACACTTTCCCGCGAAGTCGAAAATATCGTTTATACAAGAGCTGGCCCTGAAATAGGGGTTGCAGCCACAAAGACTTTTACGTCCCAGTTAATTGCCCTGTATTTACTTTCTATCTATTTTGCACGAAAGAGAAAAAAATTGGATGTTGACAGGTCAAAACGCCTTCTTGTTTCAATGAAACAGCTTCCCGGTATGATCCAGCAGATCCTGAATAACAAGGAATTCATACAGAAACAGGCCAACCGGTTTTCAAATGCAAAGGATTATTTCTTTTTGGGAAGATCCCTTAATTTCCCTATAGCCTTAGAAGGAGCTCTTAAGCTCAAGGAGATATCCTATATCCATGCTGAAGGATATGCGGCAGGCGAATTAAAACATGGGCCTCTGGCTCTTATTTCAAAGGAAACCCCGGTAGTGGCCCTTGCCACAAGATCATCAACGTATGATAAAATAGTGAACAACATCAAGGAAGTGAAAGCGCGAAGCGCCCAGGTCATTGCAATAGCATGCGCGGATGATAATGAAATAGATAAGTATGTGGATGTGGTCATAAAAATTCCGATAGCAGATGAACTGCTTTATCCTGTGCTCACATCTGTCGTAGTACAACTTCTTGCATATAACAGCGCCGATGCACTGGGCTGCCCCATCGATAAACCCAGGAATCTTGCAAAAAGCGTAACGGTGGAGTAA
- a CDS encoding glucose-1-phosphate thymidylyltransferase → MKALILAAGEGLRCRPLTLTRSKVMLPVANMPILEYIIQALSQNDLKEIILVVGYKKERIMDYFRNGLDFGVNISYIEQDAQLGTAHAIKLAESMVNEKFLVLNGDNLIDAGTISDLIKGASGDVTLLTAMRQQTTGYGVILLDKGKVSRIVEKPRDKISHLINTGIYMFSSSIFGEIDKTPISETGEYAITDTIQRIIDRGANVTNITTKGTWIDAVHSWDLLKANSIFLGKIEEMKAAGSIEKGAVIIGDVDIGDNSVIRAGSYIVGPVIIGKNCNIGPNTTILPSTAVGDNCSISSFTEIENSIIMNDVRIGAGSYISNSIIGGNNIIGPHFVSEVGKDLKIEMKGILHNAEELGTVIGDNNIIGPSVLVRAGKMIATGCAVDSGARITKDLPPNSTVL, encoded by the coding sequence ATGAAAGCTTTAATTCTTGCTGCTGGAGAGGGATTAAGATGCCGTCCTCTCACTTTGACCCGATCAAAGGTCATGCTCCCGGTCGCAAACATGCCCATTCTTGAATATATTATCCAGGCACTTTCGCAAAACGACCTGAAAGAAATAATCCTGGTCGTGGGATATAAAAAAGAACGTATAATGGATTACTTCAGGAATGGCCTGGATTTCGGGGTAAATATCAGTTATATTGAACAGGATGCCCAGCTTGGCACAGCCCATGCGATCAAGCTTGCAGAGTCAATGGTCAATGAAAAGTTCCTTGTCCTGAATGGTGATAACCTTATAGACGCCGGAACGATCAGTGATCTCATAAAAGGGGCATCCGGGGATGTAACGCTTCTTACCGCAATGCGTCAACAGACAACAGGATATGGTGTGATCTTACTTGATAAAGGAAAGGTTTCACGAATTGTAGAAAAGCCCCGTGATAAAATAAGTCACCTTATTAACACCGGGATATATATGTTCTCATCTTCGATATTTGGTGAAATAGATAAAACCCCGATCTCAGAGACAGGGGAATATGCAATAACAGATACGATACAGAGAATTATTGACAGAGGCGCCAACGTCACAAATATAACCACAAAAGGCACATGGATCGATGCTGTACATTCATGGGATCTATTGAAAGCAAACTCCATATTCCTTGGAAAAATTGAAGAAATGAAAGCAGCCGGGTCGATCGAGAAAGGTGCGGTAATAATCGGCGATGTGGATATCGGTGATAATTCGGTTATCAGGGCCGGTTCTTATATTGTGGGCCCGGTCATTATCGGGAAGAATTGTAATATCGGCCCGAATACCACCATTTTACCTTCAACGGCTGTGGGTGATAATTGTTCGATAAGTTCATTCACAGAGATTGAGAATAGTATTATCATGAACGATGTGCGTATCGGTGCGGGTTCATATATCTCAAATTCCATTATTGGGGGCAATAATATTATCGGCCCTCATTTTGTTTCCGAGGTGGGAAAAGATCTGAAAATAGAAATGAAAGGAATACTTCATAACGCAGAAGAACTGGGAACTGTTATTGGGGACAATAACATTATCGGACCATCAGTACTTGTCAGGGCTGGAAAAATGATCGCAACAGGCTGTGCTGTTGATTCCGGGGCCAGGATTACAAAAGACCTGCCTCCGAACTCGACTGTTCTGTGA
- the glmM gene encoding phosphoglucosamine mutase, which produces MALFGSSGIRGLANKEITPELALNVGLAVGSLHGSAVIARDPRTSGEMIEHAVISGLLSAGCSVTRIGMVPTPTLAYAARNFSCGIMITASHNPSQYCGIKVWKRDGIAFDSRQQDEIESIIKDKTWKTAEWQNIGNVFQADAIEDHARMILSKVGRTSLKVVVDCGCGAASVITPYVLRRMGCTVITLNSQPDGFFPARDPEPVEKNLELLKKATLSFGADLGIAHDGDADRMMAVDGKGRYIEGDKLLAFFGIRETKHSIVVPVDTSIMVDDVLKGREIYRTRVGDVYIAEELKKRNAEFGGEPSGSWIFPGISLCPDGILAAARLVEIVQNEGRLDALIDELPTYPMIRGAVPCSNENKSAAMKKIAESLRRIGDVTDIDGIRVDADNGWILVRPSGTEPKIRITAEARKGVEELFKRAEKMVQESL; this is translated from the coding sequence ATGGCATTATTTGGTTCATCAGGTATCAGAGGTCTTGCGAATAAGGAAATTACCCCGGAGCTTGCACTGAATGTCGGGCTTGCTGTGGGCTCGCTTCACGGATCGGCTGTGATCGCGCGTGACCCCAGGACCTCAGGAGAAATGATCGAGCATGCTGTGATCTCAGGGCTCCTGTCAGCCGGATGCAGTGTGACGCGTATCGGAATGGTGCCCACGCCAACGCTTGCGTATGCTGCAAGAAATTTTAGCTGCGGTATCATGATAACGGCATCGCATAATCCTTCGCAGTACTGCGGCATAAAAGTCTGGAAAAGGGACGGTATTGCATTTGATTCAAGGCAGCAGGATGAGATTGAATCGATCATAAAGGATAAGACATGGAAGACAGCAGAATGGCAAAATATCGGGAATGTTTTCCAGGCTGACGCTATTGAAGACCATGCAAGAATGATACTCAGTAAGGTAGGGCGCACTTCCCTGAAAGTTGTTGTTGATTGCGGATGCGGCGCAGCTTCCGTAATAACACCTTATGTCCTGCGGCGTATGGGCTGCACCGTTATAACTCTTAATTCCCAGCCCGACGGATTCTTCCCTGCAAGAGATCCGGAACCGGTCGAGAAGAACCTCGAATTATTGAAGAAAGCAACTCTTTCATTTGGCGCTGATCTTGGCATAGCTCACGATGGCGATGCTGACAGGATGATGGCTGTTGACGGGAAAGGCAGGTATATAGAAGGGGATAAGCTTCTTGCATTCTTCGGTATCCGTGAAACAAAACACAGTATTGTGGTGCCTGTTGACACCTCAATTATGGTCGATGATGTCCTAAAAGGCAGGGAAATCTATCGAACGCGTGTTGGCGATGTGTATATTGCGGAAGAATTGAAAAAGAGAAATGCCGAATTTGGCGGCGAGCCATCAGGCAGCTGGATATTCCCCGGCATCTCTTTATGCCCGGATGGTATCCTGGCAGCAGCAAGGCTTGTTGAGATCGTTCAGAATGAAGGGAGGCTTGATGCACTCATAGATGAACTTCCGACATATCCGATGATACGGGGAGCTGTTCCGTGCAGTAATGAAAATAAATCAGCAGCAATGAAAAAGATCGCAGAATCGTTAAGGAGAATAGGAGACGTCACGGACATCGATGGAATAAGGGTTGATGCGGATAATGGGTGGATACTTGTACGCCCAAGCGGGACTGAGCCCAAGATAAGAATAACAGCAGAAGCGAGAAAGGGTGTGGAAGAATTGTTTAAACGAGCCGAAAAGATGGTTCAGGAGTCGCTTTGA
- a CDS encoding translation initiation factor IF-2 subunit beta: protein MNDYLDNLDRALNHLPEVKSSGERFVIPEPKLLTEGKTTVLENFAAIVDKLNREPSHIFKFLLRELGTAGKIDGSRAIFQRRLTSGMISELINAYVKEYVTCSECGRPDTHLIKSERVLTLRCDACGAHRPITKRRATLIAKEEALVEGETYDVRIDAVGSKGDGIAKKDKYTIYVPGTVKGDTVKIKIKKITGNLAFAEMLEKIT, encoded by the coding sequence ATGAACGATTATCTGGATAACCTGGACAGGGCATTAAATCATCTGCCTGAAGTTAAAAGCTCAGGGGAACGTTTTGTTATCCCCGAGCCTAAACTTCTAACCGAAGGAAAAACAACAGTGCTCGAAAATTTCGCTGCAATAGTGGATAAATTGAACCGTGAGCCTTCGCATATATTCAAATTCCTATTGCGGGAGCTTGGAACAGCAGGTAAGATCGATGGTTCAAGAGCAATTTTCCAGAGAAGATTAACTTCAGGCATGATTTCCGAACTCATCAACGCATATGTAAAAGAATATGTAACCTGTTCTGAATGCGGACGTCCGGATACACACCTTATAAAAAGTGAAAGAGTCCTTACATTGCGATGTGATGCATGCGGCGCGCATAGACCTATAACAAAACGGCGGGCAACGTTGATCGCCAAGGAAGAAGCACTGGTTGAAGGCGAAACCTACGATGTCAGAATTGATGCAGTAGGAAGCAAAGGTGACGGCATTGCTAAAAAGGATAAATATACGATTTATGTACCAGGTACTGTCAAAGGGGATACTGTAAAAATAAAGATCAAAAAGATCACAGGTAATCTTGCTTTTGCAGAAATGTTAGAGAAAATAACATAG